The proteins below come from a single Limnobaculum xujianqingii genomic window:
- a CDS encoding SLC13 family permease: MGTLADSQLFWVVCFLFIAIILFISNKVRMDVVALLLITVFVTSGILTLPEAISGFSDPNVILIALLFVIGEGLVRTGIAYQVGDWLVRVAGSSETKLLVLLMLAVAGLGSVMSSTGVVAIFIPVVMSVSSRMEREPGRLMMPLAFAGLISGMMTLVATPPNLVVNSELQRYGVGQFDFFSVTPIGIVILAMGIGYMLLVRPWLVKPASQDKAKSRTRRTMRDLIHDYKLSGRARRLSIRPGSPLIGRTLDELHLRSRYSANVVGIERWRKFRRVMIGAFAATELRVHDILLVDMFDPEADVRHFCTEEQLEPMILRGEYFSEQAREVGMAEVSLVPESEYIGKTLRQMGFRTRYNLNVIGIRRNGKLIEANQIDEELKVGDMMLVIGDWRQIRQLQSNTRDFLVMNLPAEVDEVAPATSQAPHALLCLILMIFLMVTDIVPNVIAALLACLLMGKFRCIDMESAYKSIHWPTLILIVGMLPFAHALQKTGGIDLVVKGLMDAVGDMGPRVVLLSLFVLCAVIGLFISNTATAVLMAPIAIGAANQMGVSALPFAMVVAIAASAAFMTPVSSPVNTMVLGPGSYKFSDFLRIGVPFTLLVMVVSVIIIPLLFPF; this comes from the coding sequence ATGGGTACGTTAGCCGATAGCCAGCTTTTCTGGGTGGTGTGCTTTTTATTTATCGCAATAATCCTGTTCATATCCAATAAAGTTCGAATGGACGTGGTTGCTCTGTTATTGATTACCGTTTTTGTTACCAGCGGTATTTTGACACTACCTGAAGCTATTTCTGGTTTCAGCGATCCCAACGTTATTCTGATTGCATTGCTGTTTGTCATCGGCGAAGGGCTGGTGCGTACCGGTATTGCCTATCAGGTAGGTGACTGGCTGGTTCGGGTTGCTGGCAGCAGTGAAACCAAATTGCTGGTGTTGTTAATGTTAGCGGTGGCCGGATTAGGTTCCGTGATGAGTTCCACCGGCGTGGTGGCTATCTTTATTCCTGTGGTGATGAGCGTTTCATCACGGATGGAAAGAGAGCCTGGCCGCCTGATGATGCCATTAGCTTTTGCTGGATTAATCAGCGGCATGATGACGCTGGTAGCCACACCGCCAAACCTGGTGGTAAACAGTGAACTACAACGTTATGGCGTAGGGCAATTTGATTTCTTCAGTGTTACCCCCATTGGTATTGTGATTCTGGCGATGGGGATTGGTTATATGCTGCTGGTTCGCCCATGGCTGGTGAAGCCAGCGAGTCAGGATAAGGCTAAATCCCGTACCCGTCGTACCATGCGCGATCTGATTCATGACTATAAGTTAAGCGGTCGTGCTCGTCGCCTTTCTATTCGCCCCGGTTCTCCACTAATTGGCCGTACGCTGGATGAACTGCATCTGCGTTCCCGTTACAGTGCCAACGTGGTGGGTATTGAACGCTGGCGTAAATTCCGTCGGGTGATGATAGGCGCTTTTGCTGCCACTGAACTTCGGGTGCATGACATTCTGCTGGTGGATATGTTTGACCCGGAAGCGGACGTCAGGCACTTTTGTACCGAAGAGCAATTAGAGCCAATGATTTTGCGCGGTGAATACTTCTCTGAACAAGCGCGTGAAGTCGGTATGGCGGAAGTATCGCTGGTTCCTGAATCTGAATATATTGGTAAAACCCTGCGACAGATGGGTTTTCGCACTCGTTATAATCTGAATGTGATTGGTATCCGACGCAACGGTAAACTGATTGAGGCTAATCAGATTGATGAAGAGCTTAAAGTCGGTGACATGATGCTGGTGATTGGCGACTGGCGTCAGATTCGGCAATTACAGAGTAATACCCGAGATTTCCTGGTAATGAATCTGCCCGCTGAGGTGGATGAAGTCGCCCCGGCTACCAGTCAGGCACCTCATGCTCTTCTGTGCCTGATTCTGATGATTTTCCTGATGGTAACGGACATCGTGCCTAACGTTATTGCGGCGCTGCTGGCCTGCTTATTGATGGGTAAATTCCGCTGCATCGATATGGAAAGTGCCTATAAGTCGATTCACTGGCCAACGCTTATTTTGATTGTCGGTATGTTGCCTTTCGCTCATGCATTACAAAAAACCGGTGGTATCGATCTGGTGGTAAAAGGATTGATGGATGCCGTTGGCGATATGGGACCAAGGGTGGTACTGCTTAGCCTGTTTGTTCTGTGCGCGGTTATAGGACTGTTTATTTCCAATACTGCCACTGCCGTTTTGATGGCGCCGATAGCCATTGGTGCGGCAAATCAGATGGGGGTTTCCGCTTTACCGTTTGCTATGGTGGTAGCAATCGCCGCTTCAGCAGCCTTTATGACGCCGGTATCTTCACCGGTAAATACCATGGTACTCGGACCTGGTAGCTATAAATTTAGTGATTTCTTACGCATCGGCGTGCCGTTTACCTTATTGGTGATGGTGGTGAGTGTCATTATTATTCCGCTGTTGTTTCCATTCTAA
- a CDS encoding sugar phosphatase translates to MNCKGFLFDLDGTLVSSLPVVERAWLGVAERLNVAPQEMLDFIHGKQAITSLRHFMAGQSEEAIKREFDRLEQIEATDTEGVEALPGAIELLNRLNELKVPWAIVTSGTIPIAHARSKAAGIPFPEVFVTAELVAKGKPEPDAYLLGAERLGLAPSDCVVVEDAAAGLASGLAAGCQVIAVNAPANTPELSRVDKSLKTLQQLQVSYADNIARIQFD, encoded by the coding sequence TTGAATTGCAAAGGTTTTCTTTTTGATTTGGACGGTACGCTGGTTAGCTCTTTACCTGTTGTTGAACGTGCCTGGTTAGGGGTGGCTGAACGCCTGAATGTTGCACCACAGGAAATGCTCGATTTTATTCATGGTAAGCAGGCAATAACTTCGCTACGTCATTTTATGGCCGGTCAAAGTGAAGAGGCGATCAAAAGAGAGTTTGACCGACTGGAACAAATAGAAGCGACCGACACTGAAGGTGTTGAGGCTCTACCCGGTGCTATTGAGTTACTTAATCGACTTAATGAACTGAAGGTGCCTTGGGCCATTGTGACCTCCGGCACTATTCCGATTGCTCATGCTCGTAGTAAAGCAGCAGGAATACCTTTCCCTGAGGTGTTTGTTACCGCTGAACTGGTTGCCAAAGGTAAACCTGAGCCTGATGCCTATTTGCTGGGCGCAGAGCGTTTAGGTTTGGCTCCGTCCGACTGTGTGGTGGTTGAAGATGCCGCCGCAGGACTCGCTTCCGGGCTGGCTGCCGGTTGTCAGGTAATAGCGGTCAATGCACCGGCGAATACGCCTGAACTGTCCCGGGTAGATAAATCGCTAAAAACGCTGCAACAGTTACAGGTCAGTTATGCAGATAACATTGCCAGAATTCAATTTGATTAA
- a CDS encoding YfbU family protein, with protein sequence MEMTNAQRLILSNQYKMMTMLDPDNAERYRRLQTIIERGFGLQMKELEREFGELSEETCRTIINIMEMHHALRVSFENLRENLKDKAEIDERRINFLGFDAATEARYLSYVRFLVNTEGRYTHFDSGTHGFNSQTKMWDKYQRMLAIWQSCPRQYHLCAIEISQIINA encoded by the coding sequence GTGGAAATGACTAATGCCCAACGGCTAATCCTTTCAAACCAATATAAAATGATGACCATGCTGGATCCGGATAACGCGGAACGTTATCGCCGGTTACAGACCATCATTGAGCGTGGCTTTGGTTTGCAGATGAAGGAACTGGAACGCGAGTTTGGTGAACTGTCAGAAGAAACCTGTCGCACTATTATTAATATTATGGAAATGCATCACGCGTTGAGAGTCTCCTTTGAGAATCTGCGTGAAAATCTGAAAGATAAAGCCGAAATTGATGAGCGCCGGATCAATTTCCTTGGTTTTGACGCAGCAACTGAAGCCCGCTATCTCAGCTATGTTCGCTTTCTGGTAAATACTGAAGGGCGTTATACCCACTTTGATTCAGGAACTCATGGCTTTAACTCACAAACCAAAATGTGGGATAAATATCAGCGTATGCTGGCCATCTGGCAATCCTGTCCGCGTCAGTATCACTTATGCGCTATTGAGATTTCTCAAATCATTAATGCCTGA
- the yfbV gene encoding terminus macrodomain insulation protein YfbV, whose product MLRSSGPIRWIQIFQRGQTYMKTWPNEKRLSAVFPENRITTATRFGVRFMPPVAIFTLAWQIAMSGQLGPAVATAIFACSLPMQGLWWLGQRSISTLPPSLKQWFLQLREKLAEAGQEFAPLEQEPTYQHLAELLKHAFNQLDKTFLDEL is encoded by the coding sequence ATGCTACGTTCATCAGGTCCTATCCGTTGGATTCAGATATTTCAGCGTGGGCAGACTTACATGAAGACCTGGCCAAACGAAAAACGTTTGTCCGCGGTGTTCCCGGAAAACCGTATCACTACGGCAACGCGCTTTGGTGTTCGCTTTATGCCGCCTGTCGCTATCTTTACCCTTGCCTGGCAAATTGCCATGAGTGGCCAACTGGGGCCAGCGGTTGCTACCGCTATTTTCGCCTGCAGTTTGCCAATGCAAGGGTTGTGGTGGTTAGGTCAGCGTTCTATTTCAACATTACCGCCATCGTTGAAGCAGTGGTTTCTACAACTGCGGGAGAAGCTGGCTGAAGCCGGGCAGGAGTTTGCACCTTTAGAGCAAGAGCCAACTTATCAACATTTGGCCGAACTGCTTAAGCATGCTTTTAATCAGTTAGATAAAACTTTTCTGGATGAGCTCTGA
- the ackA gene encoding acetate kinase gives MSSKLVLVLNCGSSSLKFAIIDAANGEEHLSGLAECFHLPEARIKWKMDGSKHEEALGAGAAHSEALKFIVNTILAKKPELSNNLTAIGHRVVHGGEQFTQSVVINADVLKGIQAASPFAPLHNPAGLIGIEEAFKAFPSLKNKNVAVFDTAFHQTMPAESYLYALPYSLYKEHGIRRYGFHGTSHYYVSREAAKMLNKPVEELNVITCHLGNGGSVAAIRNGKCVDTSMGLTPLEGLVMGTRSGDIDPAIIFHLYDVMGMSMEQINKMLNKESGLQGLTEVTSDCRYVEDNYTQKEDAKRAMDVFCHRLAKYIGAYTALMDGRLDAVIFTGGIGENAAMVRELALGKLALLGFEVDHERNLAARFGKSGNIAKDGTRAALIIPTNEELVIAQDASRLTA, from the coding sequence ATGTCGAGTAAGCTGGTTCTGGTTCTTAACTGCGGTAGTTCTTCTCTGAAATTCGCCATCATTGATGCTGCCAATGGCGAAGAACACCTTTCTGGTTTAGCCGAGTGTTTCCACCTTCCGGAAGCCCGTATCAAATGGAAAATGGACGGAAGCAAACACGAAGAAGCCCTTGGAGCAGGTGCTGCACACAGCGAAGCTCTGAAATTCATCGTTAATACTATTCTGGCTAAAAAACCAGAACTGTCAAACAACCTGACCGCTATCGGTCACCGTGTTGTTCACGGTGGTGAGCAGTTTACTCAGTCAGTTGTGATCAATGCTGATGTGCTGAAAGGTATTCAGGCTGCATCTCCATTCGCACCTCTGCATAACCCAGCTGGCCTGATTGGCATCGAAGAAGCATTCAAAGCGTTCCCATCTCTTAAAAATAAAAACGTGGCCGTTTTTGATACCGCTTTCCATCAAACAATGCCTGCTGAATCTTACCTGTATGCTCTGCCGTACAGCCTGTATAAAGAACACGGTATTCGTCGTTATGGCTTCCACGGTACCAGCCACTACTATGTCAGCCGTGAAGCAGCAAAAATGCTGAACAAACCGGTAGAAGAGCTGAACGTGATTACCTGCCATTTAGGTAACGGCGGTTCTGTTGCAGCTATTCGTAACGGTAAATGTGTAGATACTTCTATGGGTCTGACCCCGCTGGAAGGTCTGGTTATGGGTACCCGTAGCGGTGATATCGACCCTGCAATCATTTTCCATCTGTATGATGTGATGGGAATGAGCATGGAACAAATCAACAAAATGCTGAACAAAGAGTCTGGTCTGCAAGGCCTGACTGAAGTCACCAGCGACTGCCGCTATGTTGAAGATAACTATACACAGAAAGAAGATGCCAAGCGTGCGATGGATGTATTCTGTCACCGTTTAGCAAAATATATCGGTGCTTACACTGCACTGATGGACGGTCGTTTAGATGCAGTTATCTTCACCGGTGGTATCGGTGAAAACGCTGCAATGGTTCGTGAACTGGCACTGGGTAAACTGGCTCTGTTAGGCTTTGAAGTCGACCACGAGCGCAACCTGGCAGCCCGCTTTGGTAAGTCAGGTAACATCGCAAAAGATGGCACTCGTGCAGCACTGATCATTCCAACCAACGAAGAGTTGGTGATCGCTCAGGACGCATCTCGTCTTACCGCGTAA
- the pta gene encoding phosphate acetyltransferase: MSRTIMLIPTGTSVGLTSVSLGVVRAMERKGVRLGVLKPIAQSRSGADVPDQTTTILRANSNAVTAEPLSMAQVESMLSNNKQDVLMETIVERYQECAKDAEVVLIEGLVPTSHHQFVNALNYEIAKTLGAEIVFVMSLGNDSPAQLKERIDLARSNFGGSKNENITGVIINKLNAPVDEQGRTRPDLSEMFDDSASKPAISVVDTAQLFTNSSLPILGCIPWNLDLIATRAIDMAHHLKARIINEGDIRTRRIKNVTFCARSIPNMLLHFRPGSLLVTSADRPDVLVSACLAAMNGVEIGAVLLTGGYAIDERVHKLCEQAFETGLPVFMVDTNTWQTSLSLQSLSLEAPADDHQRIEQAQNYIANHINSEWIDTLTANSEGSRRMSPPAFRYQLTELARKAGKRVVLPEGDEPRTIKAAAICADRGIAQCILLGNPEEVRRVAEAQGVELGKGVEIVDPAEVRENYVPRLVELRKSKGMTEVVAREQLQDNVVLGTMMLEQNEVDGLVSGAVHTTANTIRPPLQLIKTAPGSSLVSSIFFMLLPEQVLVYGDCAINPDPTAEQLAEIAIQSADSAAAFGVDPRVAMISYSTGNSGTGSDVDKVREATRLAQEKRPDLVIDGPLQYDAAIMEDVARSKAPNSPVAGKATVFIFPDLNTGNTTYKAVQRSADLVSIGPMLQGMRKPVNDLSRGALVDDIVYTIALTAIQAAQNEG; this comes from the coding sequence GTGTCTCGTACAATTATGTTAATTCCTACCGGCACCAGCGTCGGGCTGACCAGCGTCAGCCTTGGTGTCGTTCGCGCTATGGAGCGCAAAGGTGTCCGTTTAGGTGTTCTTAAGCCGATTGCACAGTCCCGCTCGGGTGCCGATGTGCCTGACCAGACTACTACTATTCTGCGTGCTAACTCCAACGCCGTAACGGCTGAACCACTGAGCATGGCTCAGGTTGAGAGCATGCTCAGTAACAATAAACAAGACGTACTGATGGAAACGATCGTTGAACGTTACCAGGAGTGCGCAAAGGACGCTGAAGTCGTTCTGATTGAAGGTCTAGTGCCTACTTCTCATCATCAGTTCGTTAATGCTCTGAACTATGAAATTGCTAAAACGCTGGGTGCAGAAATCGTTTTTGTGATGTCATTAGGTAATGACTCCCCTGCCCAACTGAAAGAGCGTATTGATTTAGCGCGTTCTAACTTCGGCGGCAGCAAAAATGAAAACATCACTGGTGTTATCATCAACAAGCTGAATGCTCCGGTTGATGAGCAGGGCCGTACTCGTCCCGATCTGTCAGAGATGTTTGATGATTCAGCCAGTAAACCAGCAATCAGTGTGGTTGATACCGCTCAGCTGTTCACTAATTCCTCACTGCCAATTTTAGGCTGCATTCCGTGGAATCTGGACCTGATTGCGACCCGTGCAATCGATATGGCTCATCACCTGAAAGCACGTATCATCAACGAAGGTGACATTCGTACCCGTCGTATTAAGAACGTGACTTTCTGTGCGCGTAGCATTCCTAATATGTTACTGCACTTCCGCCCGGGTTCACTGCTAGTGACCTCTGCCGATCGTCCTGATGTTCTGGTTTCTGCCTGTCTGGCAGCGATGAACGGCGTAGAAATCGGCGCAGTACTGTTAACCGGTGGTTATGCCATTGATGAACGTGTACACAAACTGTGTGAGCAAGCGTTTGAAACGGGTTTACCGGTGTTCATGGTTGATACCAACACCTGGCAAACTTCGCTGTCGCTGCAAAGCCTCAGCCTGGAAGCCCCGGCGGATGACCATCAGCGCATTGAACAAGCGCAAAACTATATTGCTAACCATATCAACAGCGAATGGATTGATACCCTGACGGCAAACAGTGAAGGTTCACGCCGCATGTCTCCTCCTGCGTTCCGCTACCAGTTAACTGAGCTGGCACGTAAAGCAGGTAAGCGCGTTGTTCTGCCGGAAGGTGATGAGCCTCGTACCATTAAAGCAGCGGCTATCTGTGCTGACCGTGGTATCGCACAATGTATTCTGCTGGGTAATCCGGAAGAAGTCAGACGTGTTGCGGAAGCTCAGGGCGTTGAACTGGGTAAAGGCGTAGAAATTGTTGACCCGGCTGAAGTACGTGAAAACTATGTTCCACGTCTGGTCGAGCTGCGTAAGAGCAAAGGCATGACCGAAGTGGTTGCTCGTGAGCAACTGCAGGACAACGTGGTACTGGGTACCATGATGCTGGAGCAAAATGAAGTTGACGGTCTGGTATCCGGCGCGGTTCACACCACGGCTAACACTATTCGTCCGCCGTTGCAGTTAATCAAAACCGCACCGGGCAGTTCTCTGGTTTCTTCAATCTTCTTTATGCTGTTACCTGAACAAGTTCTGGTATACGGTGACTGTGCGATTAACCCGGATCCAACTGCAGAACAACTGGCTGAAATCGCTATTCAGTCTGCTGACTCTGCTGCAGCCTTTGGCGTTGACCCTCGCGTTGCAATGATCTCCTACTCTACCGGCAATTCCGGTACCGGTAGCGATGTTGATAAAGTACGTGAAGCCACTCGTCTGGCGCAGGAAAAACGTCCTGACCTGGTAATCGATGGTCCGTTACAGTATGACGCAGCGATTATGGAAGACGTAGCAAGATCTAAAGCACCAAATTCACCGGTTGCAGGTAAAGCTACGGTATTCATCTTCCCTGATCTGAACACCGGTAACACCACCTATAAAGCGGTTCAGCGCTCAGCCGATCTGGTTTCTATCGGTCCAATGTTACAGGGTATGCGTAAGCCAGTTAACGACCTGTCTCGTGGTGCATTAGTAGACGATATCGTGTACACCATTGCATTGACAGCTATTCAGGCTGCTCAAAACGAAGGTTAA
- the yfcD gene encoding NUDIX hydrolase YfcD gives MEEQEQTEQVEWVDVVDENNNVMAQVTRQQMRQKNLRHRATYIVVHNGMGKILVQRRTDIKDFYPGWLDATAGGVVQQGEDMLASARREAEEELGIADVPFADHGTFYYESDNCMVWGALFSCITHGPFALQEEEIESVHWLTLEEINQRADEFTPDSVKALNLWVTRNPEQQEIAETVEHQA, from the coding sequence ATGGAAGAACAAGAGCAGACCGAACAAGTCGAGTGGGTCGATGTTGTTGATGAAAATAACAATGTGATGGCTCAAGTGACCCGCCAGCAAATGCGGCAGAAGAATTTGCGCCATCGGGCAACCTATATTGTGGTTCATAATGGTATGGGAAAGATTTTGGTGCAGCGTCGTACTGACATTAAAGATTTCTATCCGGGGTGGCTTGATGCCACAGCCGGTGGCGTAGTTCAGCAGGGGGAAGACATGCTGGCTTCAGCACGCCGTGAAGCGGAAGAAGAGCTGGGGATTGCTGATGTTCCATTTGCCGATCACGGTACCTTTTACTATGAGTCGGACAACTGCATGGTTTGGGGAGCGCTGTTTAGCTGTATTACCCATGGTCCATTTGCCTTGCAGGAAGAAGAGATTGAAAGCGTGCATTGGCTGACGCTGGAAGAGATCAATCAACGAGCCGATGAGTTTACTCCAGATTCTGTAAAGGCACTTAATCTCTGGGTGACGCGTAATCCAGAGCAGCAAGAGATTGCAGAAACGGTTGAACATCAAGCCTGA
- the yfcE gene encoding phosphodiesterase, translated as MKLMFASDLHGSLSATQLVLERFEHSGADWLILLGDLLYHGPRNPLPDKYNPAEVALYLNQFADRIMAVRGNCDSEVDQMLLHFPIEATWQQVLLEQRRLFLTHGHHYHPDKLPALRTGDVFVYGHTHIPQAEKRENIYVLNPGSASLPKGGYPASFGMLSDGVLQVLSLQQQEPIIQVSLEKRF; from the coding sequence ATGAAATTGATGTTTGCATCTGATTTACATGGTTCTTTATCAGCAACTCAATTGGTATTAGAACGCTTTGAGCATTCCGGTGCTGACTGGTTAATTTTACTGGGGGACTTGTTGTATCATGGCCCGCGTAACCCATTGCCGGATAAGTATAATCCTGCTGAAGTGGCGCTGTATCTTAATCAGTTTGCTGATAGAATCATGGCTGTGCGGGGTAATTGTGATAGTGAAGTAGACCAAATGCTATTACACTTTCCAATAGAGGCAACATGGCAACAGGTGTTACTTGAACAACGCCGGTTGTTTTTAACTCACGGACACCATTATCATCCCGATAAACTCCCTGCGTTACGTACCGGGGATGTGTTTGTTTATGGTCATACGCACATACCTCAGGCTGAAAAACGTGAGAATATTTACGTATTAAATCCGGGATCTGCCAGTCTGCCTAAAGGTGGATATCCGGCTAGTTTTGGTATGCTGAGCGATGGTGTGTTACAGGTGTTAAGCTTACAACAACAAGAGCCCATCATTCAGGTATCTTTAGAGAAAAGGTTTTAA
- a CDS encoding glutathione binding-like protein, producing MIKFYYTPIPDGKKIAIFLEKLELSYSIHPFKLGNVDYPLQTLTTLSPEERGPIIIDPKPHTGEPPLTLYGASTILVYLAEKSGHLMSAGLRHRYDVLQWLFWIENKLMPTLENMEYFSHHSKRIIPSTIELYQTETVGVYQSLEQNLIKNMYIAGDRYSIADIALYPLIDDYQKQRIDLQNYPAVNNWYQRISKRQAVIIARRIDTEWRLKSKIE from the coding sequence ATGATTAAATTTTATTACACCCCAATTCCTGATGGAAAAAAGATTGCTATCTTCCTTGAAAAGCTCGAGCTGTCTTACAGTATACATCCTTTCAAACTTGGTAATGTCGATTACCCACTGCAAACGCTCACAACATTGTCCCCTGAAGAAAGAGGTCCAATAATTATTGACCCTAAGCCGCATACTGGAGAACCGCCTTTAACGTTATATGGTGCAAGCACTATTCTGGTGTATCTGGCTGAAAAGAGCGGTCATCTTATGTCTGCCGGGCTTCGTCATCGTTATGATGTACTACAATGGCTATTTTGGATAGAAAACAAATTAATGCCAACGCTTGAAAATATGGAATATTTCAGCCACCACTCTAAGCGCATCATTCCTTCAACTATTGAGCTTTACCAAACTGAAACCGTTGGAGTTTATCAATCTCTTGAACAAAATCTGATCAAGAATATGTATATTGCTGGCGATCGCTACAGCATCGCAGATATTGCCCTTTATCCTTTGATTGATGATTATCAAAAGCAGCGTATAGATTTACAAAATTACCCGGCCGTCAATAACTGGTATCAACGTATCAGCAAACGACAGGCTGTAATTATCGCACGACGAATAGATACCGAATGGCGATTAAAAAGCAAAATAGAGTAA
- a CDS encoding TIGR01777 family oxidoreductase: MHILITGATGLIGRHLTQSLLLQSHTITVVSRSIEKARALFGDSVSYINALDNLKNLDNFDAVINLAGEPIADKRWTAVQKRRLCNSRWQLTAHLSKLFADSHTPPAVFISGSAVGYYGDQGQSVVTEDETPHPEFTHTLCQRWEEEALLAKSDRTRVCLLRTGIVLSAEGGALAKMLPIFKMGLGGPLGSGLQYMPWIHINDMVNGILFLLTTPKLEGPFNMVSPYPVHNELFTDLLASAIDRPHFFRTPAFVIRLLMGESAVLVLGGQHALPKRLEEAGYHFEFSDLEKAFDNLFPKD; the protein is encoded by the coding sequence ATGCATATACTTATTACCGGCGCTACCGGGCTTATCGGTCGCCATTTGACCCAAAGCCTGTTATTGCAGTCCCATACCATTACCGTGGTTAGCCGCAGCATTGAAAAAGCCAGAGCACTATTTGGTGATAGTGTCAGCTATATCAATGCACTGGATAATTTGAAGAATCTCGATAATTTCGACGCGGTGATAAATCTGGCGGGTGAACCCATTGCCGATAAACGCTGGACAGCCGTACAGAAAAGACGGTTGTGCAACAGCCGCTGGCAATTAACGGCTCATCTCAGCAAGCTGTTTGCCGATAGTCATACGCCCCCCGCAGTATTCATTTCCGGTTCTGCCGTTGGTTATTATGGCGATCAGGGCCAAAGCGTAGTCACCGAAGACGAAACGCCTCATCCTGAATTTACCCATACTCTCTGTCAGCGTTGGGAAGAAGAAGCCCTGCTGGCAAAAAGCGATCGTACCCGAGTTTGTCTGCTACGTACCGGAATTGTGTTATCCGCTGAAGGTGGAGCGCTGGCCAAGATGCTACCTATCTTCAAAATGGGTCTGGGGGGGCCATTGGGTTCCGGCCTGCAATATATGCCGTGGATTCACATTAACGATATGGTTAATGGCATTCTGTTTTTACTGACCACGCCTAAACTGGAAGGCCCATTTAATATGGTATCCCCTTATCCGGTGCACAATGAATTATTTACCGACCTGCTGGCCTCAGCCATCGACAGGCCGCACTTCTTCCGCACTCCGGCATTTGTTATCCGTTTATTAATGGGGGAATCAGCGGTATTAGTACTTGGCGGTCAGCATGCATTACCTAAACGGCTGGAAGAAGCTGGATACCATTTTGAGTTTAGCGACTTAGAGAAGGCGTTTGATAACCTATTTCCGAAAGATTAA
- a CDS encoding MFS transporter, whose translation MSSEINQDVTAVKATRTIRNLRWWVLVLFLMGVTVNYITRNSLGILAPELKNSLGITTEQYSWIVGAFQLAYTVFQPICGWLIDVIGLKLGFLVCAIVWSIVCMMHAGAGSWLQLAILRFMMGGAEAAATPANAKTIGEWFPKKERPVAAGWAGVGFSIGAMLAPPIIYFAHASFGWQGAFMFTGILAMVWVILWWLFYHNPEQHPNLSKEELAFIKQDNEAPAVKLPFFTALKTVSKNKRFYGIAIPAFMAEPAWAVLSFWVPLYLANERGMDLKQIAMFAWLPFLAADLGSVASGYLTKLYVRWFGCSRTNSVVASSVTGAFMMLSLALVAVTKDPYIAIVLISIGGFGHQIISCMLSALVVDSFDKGQMATVNGMRGSAAWIASFLFSLLIGVTADKIGFNPLFIAMGFFDLIGAIFLVSFIAERRTKRA comes from the coding sequence CCGTAACTCGCTTGGTATTTTGGCTCCGGAGTTAAAAAACAGTCTGGGGATTACCACCGAACAATATTCATGGATTGTTGGTGCGTTTCAACTGGCTTATACCGTTTTCCAACCAATATGCGGCTGGTTAATTGATGTAATAGGGCTGAAGCTGGGTTTTCTGGTATGTGCAATTGTCTGGTCAATTGTTTGTATGATGCATGCGGGAGCGGGAAGCTGGCTACAATTAGCTATTTTACGATTTATGATGGGCGGTGCCGAAGCAGCAGCTACGCCAGCTAACGCCAAAACCATTGGTGAGTGGTTCCCTAAAAAGGAGCGTCCGGTTGCTGCCGGTTGGGCGGGGGTTGGTTTTTCCATTGGTGCGATGCTGGCACCGCCTATTATTTATTTTGCACATGCCTCTTTTGGCTGGCAGGGTGCATTTATGTTTACCGGTATTCTGGCGATGGTGTGGGTCATTCTTTGGTGGCTGTTCTATCATAACCCAGAGCAACATCCGAATTTGAGCAAAGAAGAGCTGGCATTCATTAAACAGGATAACGAAGCGCCTGCGGTGAAACTGCCATTCTTTACTGCGTTGAAAACCGTGTCGAAAAACAAACGTTTTTACGGTATCGCCATTCCGGCATTTATGGCCGAGCCTGCCTGGGCGGTACTAAGCTTCTGGGTTCCGCTATATCTGGCTAACGAGCGGGGTATGGATTTAAAACAGATTGCCATGTTTGCCTGGCTGCCATTTTTAGCTGCGGACCTGGGTAGCGTTGCCAGTGGCTATCTGACTAAATTGTATGTTCGTTGGTTTGGCTGTTCACGTACTAACTCGGTGGTCGCCAGTTCAGTTACCGGGGCATTTATGATGCTTTCTCTGGCACTGGTTGCAGTGACGAAAGATCCTTATATCGCTATCGTACTGATCTCTATCGGCGGCTTTGGCCATCAGATTATCTCTTGTATGTTGAGCGCCCTGGTTGTGGATTCTTTCGATAAAGGCCAGATGGCGACGGTTAATGGTATGCGGGGTTCGGCCGCCTGGATCGCCAGTTTCTTGTTTTCGTTGTTGATTGGTGTTACCGCAGACAAGATCGGTTTTAACCCTCTGTTTATTGCAATGGGATTCTTTGACCTGATTGGTGCAATATTCCTGGTGTCTTTTATTGCCGAGCGTCGGACTAAACGCGCATAA